A region of the Nitrospirae bacterium YQR-1 genome:
CCACAGATACCAGTTCTGTAGAATAGTACTTGGAGACGGCTATCAGGGTCACATCATCCGGGTCTCTACCTGTTTTTATGGAGGTGTTACAGATAGCCTTGTTAATGTTGGAAATCCGTCCGGCAAGCTCCTGAGAATCAATCATAGGGGTAGAACGAAATAAAAACTGTTTCCTTTAGGCATCGGGTCATAACCAAAGACTCCGCCATGAATTTCCACTGCATTTTTAATAAACGTAAGTCCATGGCCTGTCCCGGGGCGTGACCCTATGTTTGACCCCCTGTACCCTTCCTCAAAAATTTTGTCCCGCTCCTCAGATTTTATGTTTTCACCGGTTGTAAACACACTGTACTTCACGCCGTCTTTCCCTGCTCCAAAATAGTCTTTCTGTATCTCCCTGCAGTAGCGTACCAGTTTATATTTTTTGCCATTTTCATCGATGGCATAGTCTGTGTATTTTAAAGCATTGGAAAAAAGATTGGCAAAAACCTGTGCAATAAGGCCAAGGTCAACTACAGTTATAATCTCATCAGCCTCCTTACTGCAACAGTCCTCTACGGTTATATTCATCTCCTTAAAACGGTCAGTAAAACGGTCAACCTGATGAAGGATTACATCCTTGTGCATATTACATGGTTTTGTTCTGAGAGTCAGATGTCCTTTGTCAAAATGGCTCTTTCTAAAGAGGGTTTCGAGAAACAGCGATGTGTTTTGGTAGTGTTTGTCTATGTTTTGAAATTCATCGATAAGGCCCTGGTTTACCTCTGTCAGTTCAGCTAAAAGATGCTCTATGCATACCTCATCGCACTCCACATCACGGGAGTACTTAGTGAGAAACTTTTCAATCTCCAGGTTTTTTGTAATTTTACCTTTCATCCGGCGCAAGAATAACTTAAAAATCATGTTGGGTACTATGATATTGTGCTCGATATCGGCAACCAGATTGCGGATAAACTTTAGGTGCTCTATGTTTTTATTAAGCAACATGCGGTTATGAATGTTAAAGCCTATCCGGTTTGCATACTTTTCCAAAAAGAACTCGTCAGCGTCTGTGAGGTTAGTGTTGGGAGATACCACTAATATGCCCAGAATGTTGTTCTTATGAGTGTTTGGCAACTGCTCACTCAGAATGATTTTTCCTTTAATTGTTATGACGAGGCTGCCTGCCGTTTTATAAGTGCCCTCGGCAGGGCTAATGCCGTCAGGGGGCGGTTTGTACAGCCCTTTTTCAGGTTCATCCGTCTTTGCCACCAAAGTAAGTTCAAGCGTGCGTGTATCGTAGAGGTACAGCATAGCATCCAGATTTAAAAACACCCTCGGTACAGCCACACACAAATAATAGAGATCCTCTATTTCATTGAACTCCTGTGCAAGGTCGTAAAATGTCTTAAGGGCGTCGGCCTGCTCCTGCGAAAAATCGTACTGTCTGTAGGCATTGCGCTTACTTTCTACGTAATCCAGTATTTGGCTCATTAAAGCCATGTTTTTCTACCTCTCACAGCGTTTAAATTAAACCGGCTTATAGCGTGCTCAAGTCTAACAAAAGCACTTTTACCATGTCAATAGTTTAAACTTCTCAGGGATTTCCTCAAATGCAAAGGCATCAAAAAACCGTTAGGCAGCGGTAACAAAGACATTTAGGAAGGAAATACCTTTCCGGGATTTAAAATATTCCCGGGGTCAAATAGTTTCTTAATCCCCTTCATTACTTCAAGATTAACGCTGTCAAGCTCCATGTCTATGTACTTAGCCTTTGTAAGGCCGATACCGTGCTCGCCGGATATGGTTCCCCCCATATCAAGCGTGGCCTTAAATATCTCTCTGACTATTTTTTCAGACTTCAACACACTTTCCTTATTACTTCTGTCAGTCATCACGTTAACGTGAATATTGCCGTCTCCGGCATGGCCAAAACAGGCGATGGGAATTCCTGATTTCTCGGAAAACTTCTGTATGGTGACAAGAATATCCGCCACCCTGCTTATAGGCACCACAATGTCCTCGTTAATCTTTGTAGGGCTTATTTTATAAAGAGCAGGAGATACCGCCCTTCTGGCCTCCCAGAGCATCTCCCGTGATGTGTTGTCCTCGGCTATTTTTATTTTACCCTCAAAGGAGCTGCAAATGTTTGACACCTTCTCAGCCTCCTGCACTATCGCCCTACGGTTTCCATCCAGCTCGATAAGAAGCATGGCGTCCACATTTTCAGGAAACCCGACATTTTTATATCTGTTTACGGCCATAAGGGTCATTCTGTCCATTATCTCCATAGTTCTGGGCAAAACCCCGGAGGCTATTACTTTTGAGACGGTTTTACCTGCCGACTCTATACTGTCAAATGCGCACAGTATGGTGACAACGGTCTCAGGGGCAGGCAAAATCCTAAGCCGTATTTTAGTTACTACGGCAAGAGTACCCTCAGAGCCGACAAGCAGCCGCGTAAGGTCATATCCGACCACTCCCTTTGAGGTTTGCACCCCTGTGCTTATTAACCTTCCATCCGGCAGCACCGCCTCCAGTTGCATAACGTAATCTCTTGTCACACCATACTTCAAAGCGCGCGGCCCCCCTGCATTTTCGGCCACATTACCGCCTATCGTACAGATGTTTAGGCTGGCCGGATCGGGCGGATAAAAAAACCCGGTATCCTCAAGCTCTCCCTGAAGATGCCCGTTTATCACCCCCGGCTCCACTATCACAGATAAATTACCGGTATCCACTTCCAGTATCCGGTTCATTTTCTCAAAGCTTATAACAAGCGAATCCTTGCCCGGCACTGAGCCTCCGGTCATACCGCTGCCTGCTCCGCGGGGAATTATTTTTAAACCGTTTTCACGGGCAAATTTAACGGTCTTGATGACATCCAGTGTATTTATCGGCCACACTACCGTTGTCGGACAGTTATCCAACCCTGAGGCATCATACCCATAACAGATCAGGTCCTCCTTCTCTGTGGTAAATGTCCCCTCTAAAAGCAATTTGCCGAGACTTTTCATCGCTGCCTGCCCATATGCTTTGTATTGTAACACAAATGCTAAAGTTAACGGAAAATATCCGGTGAAAGTTGTTGGGGCAGCATTACGGCTTTCATTGAAATTTTTTATACAATACCACTTGACCAATGCCGGTAAATATTATTACCATATGTCAAACCATGCTGCGTTCAGAAGTAAACACAGGCGGCAAGGAGCAAGCGACACCTCCCCTTACAGGGGATTGCCCTTTTTAGGGGAGACGTTAAGGAGCTTGTGTCAAAGCCAACAAAGTTAGGCGATTGAATGCAACTTGGTATAAGGCGGCTTGTGATATAAAAGAAAAATTCAGGAGGCATCAATTGGCGGCAAATAATATAGTACAAAAGATATTTCAATCACATAAAGTCTATGGAGAGTTGACTACCACAACCCCGATAGGATTAAGAGTGGATGAGGTTTACACACAAGATGCAACGGGTACGATGGCATGGCTTCAGTTTGAAGCAATGGGAATTGATAAAGTAAAGGTGCCTGTGGCTGTATCGTATATTGACCATAACATGATACAGTCAAATTATATGAATCCCGATGACCATGCTTTTTTGCAAAGTGCGGCGGCACGGTTTGGCGCATATTTTTCACGTCCCGGCAACGGTATCTGTCATCAGGTTAATCTCGAGAGGTTTTCACTTCCCGGGGCAATAGCACTGGGTACGGACAGCCACACTCCCACAAACGGCGGCGCCGGCATGATAGCCATTGGAGTGGGAGGCCTTGATGCCGCCACAGTGATGGCAGGCTCCCCATTTGAATTAACTATGCCAAAGGTTGTGCTCGTTAAACTTACAGGAAAACTCAACAGACCATATGTTACCGCCATGGATGTCATCCTGACACTCTTAAAAATGCTTACTGTAAAGGGCGGGGTCGGCTGTATTTTTGAGTATGGCGGTGACGGCGTTAATGATTTGAATGTGACGGAGAGAGCTACAATTACCAATATGGGAGCGGAGCTTGGAGCTACCACCTCGATTTTTCCTAGTGACGGAAAAACCAGAGATTTCTTCAAAGCACAGGGCAGACTCTCTGACTGGACAGAGCTGAAGGCTGATGAAAACGCCCTCTATGACGGCACAATTGAGCTTGACCTGTCGTCTTTAGAGCCTATGATAGCTATGCCGCACAGCCCTGATAATGTTGTTGCGGTCAAAGATGTTGCAGGGATAAAAGTCAATCAGGTTTGTATCGGGGGCTGCACAAACTCATCCTACCAATCTATGAAGGCGGTGTCGTATGTTTTACGAGGGAAAAACATTGCTGAAAATGTAAATCTGTTGATTAATCCCGGCTCCAAGCAGGTATATGAAATGATAGCAGTGGATGGAAGCCTTAGAGAGATGATAGCCGTAGGGGTAAGGACGCTTGAGTCTTCATGTGGGCCGTGTATTGGTATGGGGGGTGCACCCGGCAGCGGGCATGTTTCATTAAGAACGTTTAACAGAAATTTCGAGGGCCGCTCCGGTACAAAAGACGCTCTTGTATATCTGGCAAGCCCGGTGACCTGTGCTGTTGCAGCCCTGTGCGGTGAAATCACCGACCCACGGGATATTAAGGATTTAAATATTCCTGAAATTGAAGAGCCCTCTCAGTACATAGTCAACAGCAATATGCTGGTTTTTCCCAAAGACGACGGCAATGTGGAGATAGTCAAAGGGCCGAACATTAAAGAGGTGCCGGTTAAGGAGCCTCTCAATGACGAGATTTCGGCTACCGTACTCATAAAATGCGGCAACAATGTCACAACGGATGACATTATGCCGGCGGGCTCCAAAGTGCTGCCCTTTAGGTCAAACATTCCGGCAATATCTGATTTTGTATTTAGCAACATAGATGACGGTTTTTCTAAAAGAGCACTGGAGGCTAAAAAAAGCGGAGGCGGCATTATTGTCGGCGGTGAAAACTACGGACAGGGCTCCTCACGTGAACATGCGGCACTGGCTCCGATGTTTCTAGGCATACAGGCGGTTATTGCGCTTTCTTTTGCCAGAATCCACCGGTCAAACTTAATCAATTTTGGAATTTTACCGCTTGTGTTTGCTGACCCTGCCGATGTTGAAAAAATTAATCAGGGCGACAGACTTAAATTTACCGGTCTTAAAACATCCGTAACCGGTGCCCAGTCTTACATTGTTACAAATGAAACCGGAGCTTTTTCATTTACCTGCACATCCAGCCTCAATCAAAGGGAAAGTGAATTAATCTTAGCCGGCGGCCTTTTGCCATATACCAAAAATACAAGTATGAAGCAGTAAATGATTTATCAGGATTGCAGCCAATTAAGGTAGTCCTCCGAGCCCTCAATTATGGGCAGGGCAATGATTTCCGGTACTGTATAAGGATGCAGCGTCTTTACCTTTTCCATGAGGGACTTGAAATTTTCCTTTTTGGTTTTTATAATCATCAGGGATTCATTCTCATTTTCAATTTTCCCTTCCCAGTGAAAAACGGATTTAACCTCTTTTATAATATTTACACACTTTGCAAGGTTATCTTTGACAATGGCCTCAGATATGCTCTTTGCCGTAACCTCATCCGGCGTCGTTATTAGCACAACATAGTGCTCCATAAGCCCTCCCTTCACCAATTTAGATTATACATATTCGGGTTGTAAGTCCCGATAGCGTTTGCCTGTGTGCAAGCCACTATAATTCAAACATATTTTTTAATTCATCAACTGAAGCTGTGACAATACCTCCAACTGTCTTATCTGTAGTGAACGCCTTATCTGCTCCGGTACGATTTCATTTGTCCTCTCCAAAAGCTCTCTTATCACTATTATATCATCCTCCAACAGTGCATAAACTATACTGTTCATACATTCTTTGAATATTTTTTTGGTCCTGACATGGTTCTCATTCTAATAAAAATCTGCAATTTTACTCAAGATATTATCCGGTGATTTATCACAAATCCGGCAATAAATTTTTATATCCTGTTGACATATTCACACTTTACAGTGTACGTTACAAATAATTACTTACTAATTTAATAAAGAATGGCAAAGAAACCAATAGAACAGTGCAGCCACAGGGATAAGAGCCGTGTAAATAACCCTGATGTCGGGCTTGTAAGTCCTGATACCTACAGAGACTATGAGAATAAGACATACTCTTATGACCCTCATCTGGATGAAAAAGTGACATATTTAGCTTTTCTTGTTTTTTTTATCTGTTGTTATAACAGTGAATCATCGGCAGTAACTATCTCGGGTAGTACTGAGGAAACAAATGTAGGGCTTACTTATGGTTCACTGTCGTATTGGTGTTCAAGCAGTAAAGGTGTTTATAGCTGTTCAGTAAACAATGGCTTTACCGGTTATTTGTACCCATTATTGACAATTAAAAAATTTTAGACGTTAGTTAATAGTATTAACCAGCTTTAAACGGAGATTACATTATGCGATATTTTACTATTAATACTGTCTGTATAGCTGTTTTAAGTATTTTAATATTCAGCTCTGACTCCCATGCTGACTGGACATGGACCGAGCAAACAGGCTCCGGGAACAGATATTGGCGTTCAATAGCAGCATCCTCAGATGGTGCAAAACTTGCTGCTGTTGATCAATATGGGAGCGGGTCAGGAGGTTATATTTATACATCTGCTGACTATGGTGTTACATGGATTACTCGTACGAATGCCGGTAGCAGAAGTTGGTTTTCAATAACATCATCATCAGATGGTAAGAAGCTTGCTGCCGTGGAGACAGGAGGAGGTTATATTTATACATCTACTGACTCAGGAGCTACATGGACGGCTCAAACAAATGCTGGAAGCAGAAGTTGGTATTCAATAGCCTCATCATCAGATGGCACAAAACTTGCTGCCGTGGAGTCAGGAGGTTATATTTATACATCTACTGACTCAGGAGCTACATGGACGGCTCAAATAAATGCTGGAAGCAGAAGTTGGTGGTCAATAGCGTTATCATTAGATGGAACTAAACTTGCCGCCACAGTCAGAAGTGGTTATATTTATACATCTACTGACTCAGGAGCTACATGGACGACTCAAACAAGTGCTGGAAGCAGAAGTTGGTTTTCAATAACATCATCATCAGATGGCACAAAACTTGCCGCTACAGTCAGAAGTGGTTATATTTATACATCATCAGATTCAGGTGCTACATGGATTGCACAAACAAATGCTGGAAGTAAATTGTGGTACTCAATAGTATTATCTTCAGATGGTACAAAACTTGCCGCTACAGTTGATGATGGGTATATTTATATATCAACAGATTCAGGTGTTACATGGACAGAACAAACAAATGCTGGAAGCAGAGTTTGGCTTCCAATAGCCTCATCCTCAGATGGTACAAAACTTGCTGCCGGAGTTGGCTCAGGTTATATTTATACAGGCGTATATACCAGTTCATCAACGTCCACAACCTCAACAACTGCATCCATAACGTCCACAACCACAACAACTACATCCATAACATCCGGAAACTCAACAACGACAACCACATCCTTAACATCAGACAATATAACATCAACAACAAAATCAAAAGTCACATATTTTTTACCTTATTTTCACACCAATACCAATAATGTGACCTACTGTGTTATATCGAATATTTCAACTGATAACGTAATAAATATTTACTTTTCTGTCGGAGCAAACTCATCAGGAACCCCAACTGGAGCACAGAAAGAATTTATCTCAACCAAGCTCTTTAGCAAAATGTCTAAACTAATGACATTTAGTGATCAATTAATCTACTTTGGAAACGATACGATGGATATTTCATCAGAGCTTGGTTTAGCGACCTCATATGCCGGAACACTCACATTTAATTCAACCGGCACGGGGCTAAGTTGTAAAAACATTTTAATGGCATGTTTTCAGGGCACAACTAACCCTAAACGCAACTTAGCAGGGTTTATATGTGAAGATAACAGCTCTGTCGGCCCTGGAAGTAAAAAGATGTTAGTGGGGTTTTAATATTAAGCTTAGCAACATTTAATAACAATACTTGTCTGTAAGGCAGGTAGAATGTTAAGAAGGAGATGATTATGAAAAAAATGAACATTTATGTATTTATTAGTACGATTGTAATTTTATTATTAAATGCATCCGGCTATTGTGCATTTTATAATTCAGCCGAAAGTGAACAAAGCTATAGATTACCATATCAACCTAGCCTTGGTTCTGTTAAGCTCACACAGGGAAATAATAGCTCACCAAGTCATAATGGAGAATCAAAATATGCATTTGATTTTAATGTTAATGATGGCCAAACAGTTGTAGCTTCACGAAGTGGGACAGTCGCTCATATAAAAATGGATTCTAACACTTCTGGATGCGATATTAAGTATCAAAACGACGCTAATTATATTGTTATAGATCATGGAGACGGAACTGAAGCTGTATATTGGCACTTGAAACAACAATCGTCAAAATTAAATAAGGGAGATTACGTATTACAGGGAGAGGACATTGCCCAGGTGGGATTGACTGGTTATACATGTGGTGATCATCTTCATTTTCAAGTACAAAATAATTGTTCCGGTAACTCTGATCCTTATTGTCAATCTATTCAAATTTCATTTGATGATGTAACAAATGGTATTCCAACAGAAGGTCAATCATATACCTCTGGAAACTACTTACCTTACTTTCATGGCAGTGGTTATGTTATAGAACCTGCCATACAATCATCCTCAACAGAAGGATACGGTTGGTCAAAAGCACAATTATTCAGCGAAAACAATAAAAAGGGAGTAATTGGTTTCAACTGGGTCTATAACTCAAATCTTTGTGATCATATAGATTTGTCTGCATACGATAGTAATAACAATGAAGTTAACCTAAACCTTTATATTTTAGCAGGAGAATTACACACAAGAGACAATGATACTGATATTTTTTATAAAGCAACAACACCTGTAAGTATCGGGCACCCCAGAAATTATGAGAACTTTATAGGATTAATGACTGCTGAAGTTCCGAATAAGAATTATACAATATACGCTGAATGTTCCAGCTCCATTAGTGATAATAAATATAAAATGACCAGAAATGCAAACTATCCAGGATTTAAATTTAGTACAGGCTACACTTTTGCAGATTTAGGTACAGTTTTTTTCAACGCAGTTCATCTGTTTCACTTTTCTACTATTGTCACACCTTTTACCGACAGGAATTCTCAGGTATTCATCAATTTTCATAAAAATTTGTTTTGTAAGGATATTTTAATTTTTGATTTAAACCTTACGACAAAAGCTAAAATTGCATGGAAATCAAATAGTAGCTCTACCTTTTCAAACGAAACCGAATATACGCTTCCAAAGCTATTAGGTTTATACTCTGAGGCAGCTTCTGATTATATAATATCTATTAAAACTGACACTACAGAGCATAATATATACGGTTTATGCGTTAATCTTGACGTGCTACTATAAAAAAAAGGGTTCTTTCACGTTTTGAGTGGGTAAAAGAAAGAATAAGCCCCTGTGGGCTTAAAAAGGGTAGCCTTCAGGCAGACAACTGGGGAAAACACCCCAACCCGCATAGGGAGTGAAAATTGCTCCACTTTGTTACGCCCTTTCAGGTGACATTTTTTACCTTTCGGCTATGTGAGAATTAGGCGGCGGGGAGGGCCGTGGGGAAGGGACCCCAAACCCCGCTAAGGAAAGGTCTGTCAAGCAGTTTACTCCGAACCGTCATTACCATAATCCTCCTGCCGCTGGTTTACAGAAAATGTCGGCTTTGCATACTCTCCCTGGCTTTGTCTGATGCAGCAGCCCGTCTCACGTAGTACCAGTTCACTCAATAAGTCCCTGTTTAATTCAATCCAGTTTGCATAATCAGGGAAACACTTTTTAAATTGTACCAGCAACCATGTTCTTTCATCATCTGCAGCGGTATCCCAAAACTCATCAAGCCAAATCTTTAACCCTGTCTTTGATAAATCCTCATGCGCCACGGCATTGTGAATCTTGTAACGAATATGCCTTTCATTAAACATCTCCCCCAGGCCGCTTAATAACCAGTTTATGTTTATGTTAAAACGCCGCATCAGAGATACCATGAGCTCTGAACCAGGTAACTTTTTCCCCGACTCTATCTCACTTATATACCCCGCAGATGTCTCCAGCTCCTGCGCAAATATACGCTGCGTTAGCTTTTTAGCCTTCCGGATTCTTTTTATCCGGGATCCTATATTTATATTCTCCATAGCGAACATAATTCTTGACAAATATCGCAATAGCGAATA
Encoded here:
- a CDS encoding peptidoglycan DD-metalloendopeptidase family protein is translated as MKKMNIYVFISTIVILLLNASGYCAFYNSAESEQSYRLPYQPSLGSVKLTQGNNSSPSHNGESKYAFDFNVNDGQTVVASRSGTVAHIKMDSNTSGCDIKYQNDANYIVIDHGDGTEAVYWHLKQQSSKLNKGDYVLQGEDIAQVGLTGYTCGDHLHFQVQNNCSGNSDPYCQSIQISFDDVTNGIPTEGQSYTSGNYLPYFHGSGYVIEPAIQSSSTEGYGWSKAQLFSENNKKGVIGFNWVYNSNLCDHIDLSAYDSNNNEVNLNLYILAGELHTRDNDTDIFYKATTPVSIGHPRNYENFIGLMTAEVPNKNYTIYAECSSSISDNKYKMTRNANYPGFKFSTGYTFADLGTVFFNAVHLFHFSTIVTPFTDRNSQVFINFHKNLFCKDILIFDLNLTTKAKIAWKSNSSSTFSNETEYTLPKLLGLYSEAASDYIISIKTDTTEHNIYGLCVNLDVLL
- a CDS encoding FAD-binding protein, with translation MKSLGKLLLEGTFTTEKEDLICYGYDASGLDNCPTTVVWPINTLDVIKTVKFARENGLKIIPRGAGSGMTGGSVPGKDSLVISFEKMNRILEVDTGNLSVIVEPGVINGHLQGELEDTGFFYPPDPASLNICTIGGNVAENAGGPRALKYGVTRDYVMQLEAVLPDGRLISTGVQTSKGVVGYDLTRLLVGSEGTLAVVTKIRLRILPAPETVVTILCAFDSIESAGKTVSKVIASGVLPRTMEIMDRMTLMAVNRYKNVGFPENVDAMLLIELDGNRRAIVQEAEKVSNICSSFEGKIKIAEDNTSREMLWEARRAVSPALYKISPTKINEDIVVPISRVADILVTIQKFSEKSGIPIACFGHAGDGNIHVNVMTDRSNKESVLKSEKIVREIFKATLDMGGTISGEHGIGLTKAKYIDMELDSVNLEVMKGIKKLFDPGNILNPGKVFPS
- a CDS encoding helix-turn-helix domain-containing protein, with product MENINIGSRIKRIRKAKKLTQRIFAQELETSAGYISEIESGKKLPGSELMVSLMRRFNININWLLSGLGEMFNERHIRYKIHNAVAHEDLSKTGLKIWLDEFWDTAADDERTWLLVQFKKCFPDYANWIELNRDLLSELVLRETGCCIRQSQGEYAKPTFSVNQRQEDYGNDGSE
- a CDS encoding HAMP domain-containing histidine kinase, encoding MALMSQILDYVESKRNAYRQYDFSQEQADALKTFYDLAQEFNEIEDLYYLCVAVPRVFLNLDAMLYLYDTRTLELTLVAKTDEPEKGLYKPPPDGISPAEGTYKTAGSLVITIKGKIILSEQLPNTHKNNILGILVVSPNTNLTDADEFFLEKYANRIGFNIHNRMLLNKNIEHLKFIRNLVADIEHNIIVPNMIFKLFLRRMKGKITKNLEIEKFLTKYSRDVECDEVCIEHLLAELTEVNQGLIDEFQNIDKHYQNTSLFLETLFRKSHFDKGHLTLRTKPCNMHKDVILHQVDRFTDRFKEMNITVEDCCSKEADEIITVVDLGLIAQVFANLFSNALKYTDYAIDENGKKYKLVRYCREIQKDYFGAGKDGVKYSVFTTGENIKSEERDKIFEEGYRGSNIGSRPGTGHGLTFIKNAVEIHGGVFGYDPMPKGNSFYFVLPL
- a CDS encoding aconitate hydratase, with product MAANNIVQKIFQSHKVYGELTTTTPIGLRVDEVYTQDATGTMAWLQFEAMGIDKVKVPVAVSYIDHNMIQSNYMNPDDHAFLQSAAARFGAYFSRPGNGICHQVNLERFSLPGAIALGTDSHTPTNGGAGMIAIGVGGLDAATVMAGSPFELTMPKVVLVKLTGKLNRPYVTAMDVILTLLKMLTVKGGVGCIFEYGGDGVNDLNVTERATITNMGAELGATTSIFPSDGKTRDFFKAQGRLSDWTELKADENALYDGTIELDLSSLEPMIAMPHSPDNVVAVKDVAGIKVNQVCIGGCTNSSYQSMKAVSYVLRGKNIAENVNLLINPGSKQVYEMIAVDGSLREMIAVGVRTLESSCGPCIGMGGAPGSGHVSLRTFNRNFEGRSGTKDALVYLASPVTCAVAALCGEITDPRDIKDLNIPEIEEPSQYIVNSNMLVFPKDDGNVEIVKGPNIKEVPVKEPLNDEISATVLIKCGNNVTTDDIMPAGSKVLPFRSNIPAISDFVFSNIDDGFSKRALEAKKSGGGIIVGGENYGQGSSREHAALAPMFLGIQAVIALSFARIHRSNLINFGILPLVFADPADVEKINQGDRLKFTGLKTSVTGAQSYIVTNETGAFSFTCTSSLNQRESELILAGGLLPYTKNTSMKQ
- a CDS encoding divalent-cation tolerance protein CutA, translated to MEHYVVLITTPDEVTAKSISEAIVKDNLAKCVNIIKEVKSVFHWEGKIENENESLMIIKTKKENFKSLMEKVKTLHPYTVPEIIALPIIEGSEDYLNWLQS